The nucleotide sequence AGTGGCAATGAAGCCGTAGAGGTTGTTCAGAGTGGTGTCAACGCATGAGAGCTTCACGACCGCCCAGTTTGAGCAGTAGAGTTTATCGATGTCGACGCCACAGAGGGGTAACCTAGCTGTTATTCCCATGCCGAAGCCACTTTCTAGCCATGAGAAAAGCCACGTAAGAAGAAGCAGTGTCCACACTTTTCGAGTAGTCATGATAGAGTGGTATTGTAACGGTTTACAGATGGCAACATACCTGTCATATGCCATCACTGTCAAGCTGGTGAATTCACAGAAAGCATAGGAGTAGATTACCAATATCTGGGTCATGCACCCAATGTATGTTATCACATGAGAGTCAAATAAAAGGTCATAAAGTATCTTTGGGTAGAAGGCTGAAGCACCATAGATACCATTAATACACAGATTACAGAGAAATAAATACATAGGTTCATGCAACATTTTCTCCAGAAAAATGGTAACGATCAGTATCAGATTCACAAAAATGGTGAGGATGTATAGGATGAGAGTTAATGAGAAGTAGATGTGTTTGTTTATCTGTGTCACGTTCAGTCCGTGCAGCACAAACACTATCTGCTGGGAGGAGTTGAACTCTATTGTCATTGACAGCAGGCACACATGGCTAGTTCACACAGGACCTGAGAATGTTCCGTTTAtctttaaataaatatatatattctaacAGTAACTGACAACCATACAGCAGTCTCTCAGCCTCTCAACAATGATATCTCTCCTTTGAACAGTGTTGGCATTCAGAGGTTGAACATGATTTTGATTGCAGAACAACCCTAAACCACCCAGCTTCAGCACCCACTTAGAGTACAGTAAAATGCAGTGAGCATACAGTCTGGCATTCAACATATATCACATTCTGGTGTGCATGAAGCATTATATATATTTCTTAATCTTCACAAATCTTAATTTAACTAAGTTAAAAAACAAATATTGAACGGAATTAGATTATTAATCATACAAAGTAATTTCAAAGTCTTCAAAGTTCCCCTTGAAAGATAATAATTGATTATCATTCGTATGGTTGATCAATGATAAAAACAACAAATCAAGTTCTCCTTAAATTCTCCTTGAAGATGATCATTGGTATGGTCTGTGTATTTGTatggtctctgtatctctcttctgaGGGCCAGAGCAGATCACCTCCACCTGAGCAGACCAGATCATACCTACAGTAGGTATGACACTTCTCCACTCTCCGCACCACTCCTTTATGGGGCAGTATCTGAGTATCTCAACTGCCATAGCAACATGTGAGATGTATGGAGTGACAGACAGGTgaacccctcagacacacactgctcACTCTGGAGGTTACCTTCCTAATGAGACCACGTCAATAAGATCGATTATGAGATGAGATATGAGATCAATTCCAAAACAGTATTTCGTTCATGTTGCAAGGTGATATTTTTCAAGATCATATTAACGCTTTCCAACAATTTCAATGTTTTCAAAGTAATGTTGTTCAAGTTTATTTGCCACTTTACTTCATTTTGAACAGAACTTGTTTAGAGCATGGCCAAACTCCTACAGATGTTGGATCGTAATTTGTTCTTTCTTGTcggagaattttcctgcacatcAGGAAATAAAAATGAGCCTCATGATTTAGATAGATTCAGTGAAAACCCACAGTTCTCATTTTCTCCATGTGGGGGTAGTCAACACAGCACCAAATAGGTTACAGTTGTACTTGTACTCATTAGCCTTTTCAcgtgtgagttccaaatatctctaacggttGCCCCAGCATGAGTTTATTTAGGTCGGAAcgtgacagtacacccccccaaagtgcagactccggccgcaaaacctgaacctaaaggagagggtgggtgggtgtctgtccgcggtggcggctctggcacgggacgtggaccccactccaccatagtccttgtcCACCTCTTAGCCCGCCTCCATGGCCTCTTTAGAGTGGTGACCCTCActgccgacctcggactggggaccctatccacgggtcccgaatggacgggagactccggcagctcaggacagacaggcggCTCCGttagctcaggacagacgggcgactccggcacctcaggacagacgggcgactccggcacctcaggacagacgggcgactccggcacctcaggacagacgggcgactccggcacctcaggacagacgggcgactccggcacctcaggacagacgggcgactccggcacctcaggacagacgggcgactccggcacctcaggacagacgggcgactcaggacagacgggcgacctCCGGcacctcaggacagacgggcgactccggcacctcaggacagacgggcgactccggcacctcaggacagacgggcgactccggcacctcaggacagacgggcacCCGGcacctcaggacagacgggcgactccggcacctcaggacagacgggcgactccggcacctcaggacagacgggcgactccggcacctcaggacagacgggcggctccggcagctcaggacagacgggcggctccggcagctcaggacagacgggcggctccggcagctcaggacagacgggcggctccggcagctcaggacagactccggcagctcaggacagacggctcaggacagacgggcggctccggcagctcaggacagacgggcggctccggcagctcaggacagacgggcgactccggcagctcaggacagacgggcgactccggcagctcaggacagacgggagactccggcagctcaggacagacgggagactccggcagctcaggacagacgggagactccggcagctcaggacagacgggagactccggcagctcaggacagacgggagactccggcagctcaggacagacgggcggctccggcagctcaggacagacgggcggctccggcagctcaggacagacgggagactccggcagctcaggacagacgggcggctccggcagctcaggacagacgggcggctccggcagctcaggacagacgggcggctccggcagctcaggacagacgggcggctccggcagctcaggacagacgggcggctccggcagctcaggacagacgggcggctccggcagctcaggactggagggcgactccggcagctcaggactggagggcgactccggcagctcaggactggagggcgactccggcagctcaggactggagggcgactccggcagctcaggactggagggcgactccggcagctcaggactggatgtcgactccggcagctcaggactggatgtcgactccggcagctcaggactggagggcgactccggcagctcaggactggaGATCGACTCCGGCAGCTCAAGACTggagggcgactccggcagctcaggactggagggcgactctggcagatccggactggagggagactatggcagatccggactggagggagactctggtaGATCCAAACtgaagggagactctggcagcgctggacaggcgggagcacctgtaggaaggagatggagagacagcctggtgcggggggctgccaccggatagaccggaccgtgaaggttcACTGGAGCTCTTTAGCACCGAGCCTTTccaaccctacctggctgaatgctccccgttgccaggccagtgcggcgaggtggaatagcccgcactgggctgtgctggcgaaccggggacaccatgcgtagggctggtgaCATGTACCCCGGCctgaggagatgcactggagaccagatgcgctgagccggcttcatggcacctggctcgatgtccactctagcccggccgatacgaggcgctgctatgtaccgcaccggtctatgcctgcgcaccggggacaccgtgcctgcccggtccacctctctccacggtaagcacggggagttggctcaggtctcctacctgacttagcctgacttagccacactccctgtgtgccccccaagacatttttggggctgcctctcaggcttccagccgaactgccgtgctgcctcctcataccaccgcctctcggctttcgctgcctccagctcagccTTGGGGCGGGGATATTCTCCAGCCTATGCCCAGGCtcccttgccgtccagaatctTCTCCCATGACCAGGAGTCCTGAGATCGCTGCTGCTGCccattaccacgctgcttggtctttTGGTGGttggtgtttctgtaacggctgtCTTCCTCCTCCGACGACGAggagaggaccaatgcgcagcatggTACGAGTTCATGCTCTTTATTAAAACAAGCGAACAttgaaacaaaacaataaacgacacGTGAAATAACTAACCGAAACTGTTCcctgtggaacacacagacacagacacagaaaataaacatccacgaaacacaagtgggaaaaggctacctaagtatgattctcaatcagagacaactaatgacacctgcctctgattgagaaccataccaggtcaaaagcaaacacaacatagaaaacggaacatagacaacccacccaactcacgccctgaccatactaaaacaaagacaaataaaggaactaaggtcagaacgtgacacccctGGACTTGAAAACCTTCCCACAAATTAAAATAACCCCCCAAAATGGTTTCATCCCTGCTTAGCTTTCACACGGTGGTTAGGCTAGGCAGTAGGCTTGTATTTAGTGTGAGGATATGTGATGTATTAACATTTTATTTGCTTTGTGATTTGTCAGAAACGGTAAATCACTTGTCAAGTCATGTGCACCGGATCTTCTATACACTGTAACAAGTATATCGAAGGTTTTTTATCGTGCTGAACAATGGCCAAACTAAGTTCACATTTTTCAGGCAATGGGCACATCCATCTTTGACTTTGACTTTGTTTTATAATGAATGGTATTCTGGAATTAGGGAGTTTTCGCTAGTCAAACATAAAGAAGCATGCCTGCCATCATAAAGAATTTAGCTGACACGCATATCTTTTCGAAACAATATTACATTTCTCCCTTGTGATCCCTAAAGAGGTTTAGTGCCAGTGTTCCACAACATCCCGCAAATGTGGAGACTTTGTTAGATTCAGTGCTTGATGGGTAATTATGTTTCTATAATCAGCCAAACCTACTATACTATATGACCAAGTTATTCAAATTTCCATATTTCCAGCCCATagacatcccactgggcacagatgtcagttcaacgtctaaatttggatttacatttggttgagttgtcaactaacgtcaATTCAAAGTGAAATCAACAAACATTTCACAatatcattggatttaggttaaaagttgggtgaacaAATGACTaaattcccttacgttgatgtcttttttcaaatccaaatcAGTTTTTCACgctgattcaacatcatcacatttaATTTGGGGgttggaaacaatgttgattcaaccagttttcgACCTGTGGGATGTAGCCTGTAACAAGCCTGTAACAAAGCCTGTAACATTGAGCGAGTTGGAGAGGCTCACTGCCTCTTTATTCAACAGTTCTGTGAGAGCTTTGCAAGATTGTATGGAAAATGGTATTGCACACCAAATATGCACCTCCATGGCCAATGTGTTTTGGACTATGGCCCAGTATATGTTATTTTGCAGTGTTGCAGTACTCACAACCACATTTTGAGTGTCTTGGTCTTGTCTCATGTAAGATACATTTGTACTCGGTCTTGACTCTTTTTTGACAGTGAGGACTCTTATTTCTTCCcgagaccagcagagaccagaGGACTGTATAAACTGGTAATTATCAGCTTCCACTCAATAAGCGCATAAAACCGCTTCGTCAGGCCAAATGTATACTGTGCACTCTTTTTTTGAAACATGAATGCCTGAAGAGTCTTTATATCTATTGTAGACATGTTTGCTCAGTGCGAACCTACTGGACCTaagccttcagtgtgtgacaggttcatGATGCTGATAGGAGGACAGCAATGGTAATACCAGCGCACTTATGTAGGAGAGGGCACTTTTTGTAAAACACAAAGGGCCAGTGTTGTATTGGAGGCTATGGTATAAGCCATATACCCACTTCTTTTTCAGTGGGCATTGTGTATAGTCACTTCTTAATCCCCACTGAtgcgtatcatagtagtgtagtgcagtTATACGACTTATCAATTATGTAGTACAAAAGTGAAATCATGCAGAAGTAGCATACACAATTGAAAATTGTGAAATATATCCACATGCGTGCCACAGCTGAACATATAGCCTATTTTCTGCAGAATATCATCTGCAGACAGCAAGAGCGCTCAGCTCTCAACTGGCTTTggcatggagcagctcacagGAGAATGTCGTCGTAGCCGGTATGTAGTATGTAGGAAAGACGTTTCATATCTACCAGTAAATTCTGACTAAGGCAAAAATTGGTATGCAAACCAGGTATTGAAAAATGTGCATCAGGGGCGGAGGCATGAGCGG is from Oncorhynchus gorbuscha isolate QuinsamMale2020 ecotype Even-year linkage group LG19, OgorEven_v1.0, whole genome shotgun sequence and encodes:
- the LOC124004901 gene encoding olfactory receptor 4S1-like, yielding MTIEFNSSQQIVFVLHGLNVTQINKHIYFSLTLILYILTIFVNLILIVTIFLEKMLHEPMYLFLCNLCINGIYGASAFYPKILYDLLFDSHVITYIGCMTQILVIYSYAFCEFTSLTVMAYDRYVAICKPLQYHSIMTTRKVWTLLLLTWLFSWLESGFGMGITARLPLCGVDIDKLYCSNWAVVKLSCVDTTLNNLYGFIATFSHISQMILIVISYVNIIKASLRSRAERKKFMQTCLPHLITLTNFTISLTFDVMFARYSSNTSLLALRNIMAVEFLVVPPLVNPIIYGMKLTRIRNRVGQMFKHKVAALT